In one window of Drosophila ananassae strain 14024-0371.13 chromosome XR, ASM1763931v2, whole genome shotgun sequence DNA:
- the LOC6501916 gene encoding uncharacterized protein LOC6501916 isoform X1 has translation MSSTSSSVLALSSFNLLFFTQVLTVLSSTIKYNEYATDRGGNVSIPCIAQGNIMWVKEHGSNSTIVQTGRVLVLRNVSTADSGIYVCFASQPRPSTTPVIVASVKPATSTTTSPASKKEEPVQNEQNDSTESPKDSEQEEMAYQAFQRTRLTVRTVPGPVTQLYFKASTILGFLIWRFNKTQSGGYPVRSFTAEFRNVSYSSPPANASFEHVWSRMDPINIAPNVRQMEVYRLAPNTTYEFRIWANNELGSGEVVTTNVTTLPETKEEDLIRLIKPDLDNFDPRIWIVAVSIVLGTLVILAIGLCIVLSKECYQSTQMELQDGWDSIELIPNIILNPGFSESDGAGEPGGDREHADGEEEEENGEEEEEVIDQAPPLAFPRSILFSPPQGHQLQHPHTTSAHLHLKHHPHYPYYPNRRQNHFPHHRRRDEEEEEEYEEEQEPTMERFKRKVSVFFTGPTIKRI, from the exons ATGTCGTCCACTTCCAGCTCCGTGCTAGCGTTGTCATCGTTTAATCTATTATTTTTCACCCAAG tgctcACGGTGCTTAGTTCGACGATCAAGTACAATGAATATGCCACTGACAGGGGCGGTAATGTGAGCATTCCCTGCATTGCCCAGGGCAACATAATGTGGGTGAAAGAGCACGGCAGCAACAGCACTATAGTTCAG ACTGGTCGTGTTTTGGTACTGCGCAATGTGAGTACCGCGGATTCTGGCATTTACGTGTGCTTCGCCTCGCAGCCACGCCCATCAACAACGCCTGTAATTGTAGCATCTGTAAAACCTGCCACATCAACAACTACCTCGCCAGCATCCAAGAAAGAGGAGCCCGTGCAGAATGAACAGAATGACAGCACAGAGTCCCCTAAGGATTCGGAGCAGGAGGAGATGGCATACCAGGCTTTCCAGCGAACTAGACTCACCGTCCGTACGGTCCCCGGCCCGGTGACCCAGCTCTACTTCAAGGCCTCGACCATCCTTGGCTTTCTCATCTGGCGGTTTAACAAGACCCAGTCCGGGGGCTACCCGGTGCGCAGCTTCACGGCTGAGTTCCGAAACGTCTCCTACAGCTCTCCGCCGGCAAACGCCAGTTTCGAGCATGTCTGGAGCCGAATGGATCCCATCAACATAGCTCCCAATGTG CGTCAAATGGAGGTATATCGACTGGCACCCAACACTACCTATGAGTTTCGGATATGGGCCAACAACGAGCTGGGTAGCGGAGAGGTGGTCACCACGAATGTCACAACTCTGCCGGAGACCAAAGAGGAGG ATCTCATACGCCTTATAAAACCCGACTTAGACAATTTCGATCCACGCATTTGGATAGTAGCTGTCAGCATAGTGCTCGGAACCCTTGTGATATTAGCGATTGGACTCTGCATTGTGCTCTCCAAGGAGTGCTATCAGTCAACGCAAATGG AACTGCAAGATGGTTGGGACAGCATAGAGCTTATACCGAATATAATACTTAATCCCGGTTTCAGCGAGTCTGACGGTGCTGGAGAGCCTGGTGGCGATAGGGAGCATGCAGAtggcgaggaggaggaggaaaacGGGGAGGAGGAAGAAGAGGTCATAGACCAGGCCCCGCCTCTGGCGTTTCCCCGCAGTATTTTGTTTTCTCCGCCCCAGGGCCACCAGCTGCAACATCCTCACACTACCTCCGCCCATCTGCACTTGAAGCACCACCCCCACTATCCGTACTACCCGAACCGTCGACAGAACCACTTCCCGCATCACCGTAGAcgcgacgaggaggaggaggaggagtacgAGGAAGAGCAGGAGCCCACCATGGAGAGGTTCAAGCGGAAGGTGTCGGTCTTCTTCACCGGTCCCACCATCAAACGTATTTGA
- the LOC6501916 gene encoding contactin-2 isoform X2, which produces MSSTSSSVLALSSFNLLFFTQVLTVLSSTIKYNEYATDRGGNVSIPCIAQGNIMWVKEHGSNSTIVQTGRVLVLRNVSTADSGIYVCFASQPRPSTTPVIVASVKPATSTTTSPASKKEEPVQNEQNDSTESPKDSEQEEMAYQAFQRTRLTVRTVPGPVTQLYFKASTILGFLIWRFNKTQSGGYPVRSFTAEFRNVSYSSPPANASFEHVWSRMDPINIAPNVRQMEVYRLAPNTTYEFRIWANNELGSGEVVTTNVTTLPETKEEELQDGWDSIELIPNIILNPGFSESDGAGEPGGDREHADGEEEEENGEEEEEVIDQAPPLAFPRSILFSPPQGHQLQHPHTTSAHLHLKHHPHYPYYPNRRQNHFPHHRRRDEEEEEEYEEEQEPTMERFKRKVSVFFTGPTIKRI; this is translated from the exons ATGTCGTCCACTTCCAGCTCCGTGCTAGCGTTGTCATCGTTTAATCTATTATTTTTCACCCAAG tgctcACGGTGCTTAGTTCGACGATCAAGTACAATGAATATGCCACTGACAGGGGCGGTAATGTGAGCATTCCCTGCATTGCCCAGGGCAACATAATGTGGGTGAAAGAGCACGGCAGCAACAGCACTATAGTTCAG ACTGGTCGTGTTTTGGTACTGCGCAATGTGAGTACCGCGGATTCTGGCATTTACGTGTGCTTCGCCTCGCAGCCACGCCCATCAACAACGCCTGTAATTGTAGCATCTGTAAAACCTGCCACATCAACAACTACCTCGCCAGCATCCAAGAAAGAGGAGCCCGTGCAGAATGAACAGAATGACAGCACAGAGTCCCCTAAGGATTCGGAGCAGGAGGAGATGGCATACCAGGCTTTCCAGCGAACTAGACTCACCGTCCGTACGGTCCCCGGCCCGGTGACCCAGCTCTACTTCAAGGCCTCGACCATCCTTGGCTTTCTCATCTGGCGGTTTAACAAGACCCAGTCCGGGGGCTACCCGGTGCGCAGCTTCACGGCTGAGTTCCGAAACGTCTCCTACAGCTCTCCGCCGGCAAACGCCAGTTTCGAGCATGTCTGGAGCCGAATGGATCCCATCAACATAGCTCCCAATGTG CGTCAAATGGAGGTATATCGACTGGCACCCAACACTACCTATGAGTTTCGGATATGGGCCAACAACGAGCTGGGTAGCGGAGAGGTGGTCACCACGAATGTCACAACTCTGCCGGAGACCAAAGAGGAGG AACTGCAAGATGGTTGGGACAGCATAGAGCTTATACCGAATATAATACTTAATCCCGGTTTCAGCGAGTCTGACGGTGCTGGAGAGCCTGGTGGCGATAGGGAGCATGCAGAtggcgaggaggaggaggaaaacGGGGAGGAGGAAGAAGAGGTCATAGACCAGGCCCCGCCTCTGGCGTTTCCCCGCAGTATTTTGTTTTCTCCGCCCCAGGGCCACCAGCTGCAACATCCTCACACTACCTCCGCCCATCTGCACTTGAAGCACCACCCCCACTATCCGTACTACCCGAACCGTCGACAGAACCACTTCCCGCATCACCGTAGAcgcgacgaggaggaggaggaggagtacgAGGAAGAGCAGGAGCCCACCATGGAGAGGTTCAAGCGGAAGGTGTCGGTCTTCTTCACCGGTCCCACCATCAAACGTATTTGA
- the LOC6501916 gene encoding contactin-2 isoform X3 — MSSTSSSVLALSSFNLLFFTQVLTVLSSTIKYNEYATDRGGNVSIPCIAQGNIMWVKEHGSNSTIVQTGRVLVLRNVSTADSGIYVCFASQPRPSTTPVIVASVKPATSTTTSPASKKEEPVQNEQNDSTESPKDSEQEEMAYQAFQRTRLTVRTVPGPVTQLYFKASTILGFLIWRFNKTQSGGYPVRSFTAEFRNVSYSSPPANASFEHVWSRMDPINIAPNVRQMEVYRLAPNTTYEFRIWANNELGSGEVVTTNVTTLPETKEEASLTVLESLVAIGSMQMARRRRKTGRRKKRS, encoded by the exons ATGTCGTCCACTTCCAGCTCCGTGCTAGCGTTGTCATCGTTTAATCTATTATTTTTCACCCAAG tgctcACGGTGCTTAGTTCGACGATCAAGTACAATGAATATGCCACTGACAGGGGCGGTAATGTGAGCATTCCCTGCATTGCCCAGGGCAACATAATGTGGGTGAAAGAGCACGGCAGCAACAGCACTATAGTTCAG ACTGGTCGTGTTTTGGTACTGCGCAATGTGAGTACCGCGGATTCTGGCATTTACGTGTGCTTCGCCTCGCAGCCACGCCCATCAACAACGCCTGTAATTGTAGCATCTGTAAAACCTGCCACATCAACAACTACCTCGCCAGCATCCAAGAAAGAGGAGCCCGTGCAGAATGAACAGAATGACAGCACAGAGTCCCCTAAGGATTCGGAGCAGGAGGAGATGGCATACCAGGCTTTCCAGCGAACTAGACTCACCGTCCGTACGGTCCCCGGCCCGGTGACCCAGCTCTACTTCAAGGCCTCGACCATCCTTGGCTTTCTCATCTGGCGGTTTAACAAGACCCAGTCCGGGGGCTACCCGGTGCGCAGCTTCACGGCTGAGTTCCGAAACGTCTCCTACAGCTCTCCGCCGGCAAACGCCAGTTTCGAGCATGTCTGGAGCCGAATGGATCCCATCAACATAGCTCCCAATGTG CGTCAAATGGAGGTATATCGACTGGCACCCAACACTACCTATGAGTTTCGGATATGGGCCAACAACGAGCTGGGTAGCGGAGAGGTGGTCACCACGAATGTCACAACTCTGCCGGAGACCAAAGAGGAGG CGAGTCTGACGGTGCTGGAGAGCCTGGTGGCGATAGGGAGCATGCAGAtggcgaggaggaggaggaaaacGGGGAGGAGGAAGAAGAGGTCATAG
- the LOC6501914 gene encoding putative gustatory receptor 9a, which translates to MSWWLEHCLWGYFQLLGLACGWNGNRLGRLFGSCFLLMVMTELANQIRKFVRGKETYGKVLAFYFVQSIQSISVAYRVLHLGIAFGAMVECRRSCRLLEELPAVRSSRFFYRQFGLEILLIFYILLVSYLSAAWSGMYLENLRYAYSTQAVRGRYLQMQLLVERLDYQMDLLLVKAQKGDLVDYQVLRAEYARLARLSRSVTQLYGFSLLLLNVLCTGDCLIVCNVYFMGDYLEQMPGNWLLFAMASYVVLPTIYKLSTLCAACHRCVGKSKLLHILLKDRSGHTHNERVQIEEFAMQIMQDPIEFEICGIYHLNLQTLAGVFFFMLEALVIFMQFVSLIKPATNG; encoded by the exons ATGTCCTGGTGGCTAGAACACTGTCTCTGGGGCTACTTTCAGCTCCTAGGCTTGGCCTGCGGCTGGAATGGCAACCGCCTGGGTCGCCTCTTCGGAAGCTGCTTCCTCCTGATGGTGATGACTGAACTGGCCAACCAGATACGAAAATTCGTTCGTGGCAAAGAAACTTATGGAAAGGTATTAGCCTTCTACTTCGTACAAAGCATTCAAAGCATCAGTGTAGCATACAGGGTGCTCCACTTGGGCATAGCCTTTGGGGCGATGGTCGAGTGCCGACGAAGTTGTCGTCTCTTGGAGGAGCTGCCGGCAGTGCGGTCCAGCCGCTTTTTCTACAGACAGTTCGGCCTGGAAATCCTGCTGATCTTCTACATCCTTCTTGTGAGCTACTTGTCCGCGGCGTGGAGTGGAATGTACTTAGAGAACCTCCGGTACGCCTATAGCACCCAAGCGGTTCGAGGCCGCTATCTGCAAATGCAGCTTCTGGTTGAGCGCCTAGACTACCAGATGGACCTTCTGCTGGTCAAGGCTCAGAAAGGCGACCTGGTAGATTATCAGGTCCTGAGGGCCGAGTACGCCCGCCTGGCCAGGCTATCGCGGAGTGTCACCCAGCTCTACGGCTTCTCCTTGCTCCTCCTGAATGTCTTGTGCACCGGCGACTGTCTCATTGTGTGCAACGTCTACTTTATGGGCGACTATCTGGAGCAGATGCCCGGAAACTGGCTTCTTTTTGCCATGGCCAGTTACGTGGTCCTACCCACTATCTACAAGCTATCAACTTTGTGTGCCGCCTGCCACCGATGTGTGGGAAAG TCAAAACTCCTGCATATTCTGCTCAAGGATCGATCAGGACACACGCATAACGAGAGAGTCCAGATCGAGGAGTTTGCCATGCAGATCATGCAGGATCCCATAGAGTTCGAAATATGTGGTATCTACCACCTGAATCTCCAGACCTTGGCCGGG GTATTCTTCTTCATGCTAGAGGCCCTGGTCATTTTCATGCAGTTCGTGTCCCTTATCAAGCCGGCAACTAACGgctaa